One Sphingomonas sp. SUN039 genomic window carries:
- a CDS encoding MFS transporter, which yields MSARIEGNAGAEWRAHWTVVLAACAGFGASTIISYSSSLFIQPLQHEFGWSRAQIMSGHSIASVTGVIAAPFTGLLVDRIGPRRLGIFAVAAICLATALFSLAGPDIWMWRALWVPMSLAIVIIQPSVWTAAITSLFSAGRGLALAVILCGGSLSSIVTPPLTYFLIEQYGWRVAWIGIAAFWATLALPLIWLFFTSAKDSARRSSTPATVAPPRRSLRESGMLTRRYAQLLFGGVGIAAVVVTLGTSLVPVLSSNGLTRGQAAGIASLLGVSAIIGRLGIGALLDRIHGRYLAAFCVLLPIIGVLILIHFPGSIPAASLAVLIIGFSLGAELDIIAYLTSRYFRLENFGFLFGTIAGFLGLAASNGPVALNAVFDATGSYIPALWATIPICGVAALLFLLLGTYPAADRAEPAGH from the coding sequence ATGTCGGCACGCATCGAAGGCAATGCCGGCGCCGAATGGCGTGCGCACTGGACGGTCGTTCTGGCGGCCTGCGCGGGCTTTGGGGCCTCGACGATCATCTCCTATTCGAGCAGCCTGTTCATCCAGCCGCTCCAGCACGAATTTGGCTGGAGCCGTGCACAGATCATGTCCGGCCACAGCATTGCCTCGGTCACCGGTGTGATCGCCGCCCCGTTTACCGGACTGCTCGTCGATCGGATCGGCCCGCGACGCCTCGGTATTTTCGCAGTCGCGGCAATCTGTCTCGCCACCGCGTTGTTCAGCCTTGCCGGACCAGACATCTGGATGTGGCGGGCGCTCTGGGTGCCCATGTCGCTGGCCATCGTCATTATCCAGCCGTCGGTCTGGACGGCGGCGATTACCAGCCTGTTCTCGGCAGGGCGCGGTCTCGCTCTGGCGGTGATCCTGTGCGGCGGGAGCCTCTCGTCGATCGTCACACCCCCCCTTACCTATTTCCTGATCGAACAATATGGCTGGCGGGTGGCATGGATCGGCATCGCGGCCTTCTGGGCGACGCTGGCCCTGCCGCTCATCTGGTTGTTCTTTACCAGCGCAAAAGACAGTGCCCGGCGTTCGTCAACGCCCGCAACCGTCGCGCCGCCGCGGCGCTCGCTGCGCGAGAGCGGCATGCTCACCCGCCGCTACGCGCAATTGCTCTTCGGCGGCGTCGGAATTGCCGCTGTCGTGGTGACACTGGGAACAAGCCTGGTCCCGGTCCTTTCTTCGAACGGCCTTACGCGAGGCCAGGCAGCGGGGATCGCGTCGCTGCTCGGGGTGTCAGCCATTATCGGGCGGCTTGGCATCGGTGCACTGCTTGACCGGATACATGGGCGGTATCTTGCGGCATTCTGCGTGTTGTTGCCAATCATCGGCGTCCTCATCCTGATCCATTTTCCCGGCTCGATCCCTGCCGCGTCCCTGGCCGTACTGATCATCGGTTTTTCGCTCGGGGCCGAACTCGACATCATCGCCTATTTGACGTCGCGCTACTTCCGGCTTGAAAATTTCGGGTTCCTGTTCGGCACGATCGCCGGATTCCTCGGGCTTGCGGCCAGCAATGGGCCTGTCGCGCTCAATGCCGTTTTCGATGCGACGGGTTCGTACATTCCCGCGCTCTGGGCGACGATTCCGATTTGTGGCGTTGCGGCGCTGTTGTTTCTGCTGCTCGGCACCTATCCTGCTGCCGACCGGGCCGAACCGGCAGGACACTGA
- a CDS encoding phosphotransferase has protein sequence MASDTSVNQGVGAVRTALDAIALERWLSANVAGFAGPLAVGQFNGGQSNPTYRLTTPTATYVLRRKPSGDILKGAHDVLREARVLSALAATDVPVPRIFATCNDSAVLGSDFVVMEMIEGRIFWDAGFQDVPKGERAAYFDAMNGAIAALHALEPANIGLADYGKAGNYFDRQIGRWSQQYLADDLAGRDANMDAVVAWLPTAIPDSDDTRLVHGDFRCDNMIFHPAEPRIVAVLDWELSTLGHPLADFAYHAMMYHMPPDIVAGLGGADPVAFGLPIEAEYIAAYCRRTGRAGIADWNFYVAFSFFRLAAIFHGIKGRVLRGNASSTTARERAEAFPRLARLAREAMVRCETR, from the coding sequence ATGGCGTCTGACACGTCCGTGAACCAAGGCGTCGGCGCTGTCCGTACGGCGCTCGACGCGATCGCACTCGAACGCTGGCTGTCGGCTAATGTTGCGGGCTTTGCCGGCCCGCTGGCCGTCGGGCAGTTCAACGGCGGCCAGTCCAATCCGACATACCGGCTCACGACCCCTACCGCGACTTATGTCCTGCGGCGCAAACCGTCCGGCGATATCCTGAAAGGTGCGCATGACGTACTGCGCGAAGCGCGCGTGCTTTCCGCGCTTGCTGCGACCGATGTGCCGGTGCCGCGCATCTTCGCCACCTGTAACGATTCCGCTGTGCTGGGATCCGACTTTGTCGTCATGGAAATGATCGAAGGCCGCATCTTCTGGGATGCTGGCTTTCAGGACGTGCCGAAGGGCGAGCGCGCCGCCTATTTCGACGCCATGAACGGCGCGATCGCTGCCCTCCACGCGCTTGAACCGGCGAACATCGGGTTGGCGGATTATGGCAAGGCGGGAAATTATTTCGACCGGCAGATCGGTCGCTGGTCGCAACAATATCTGGCTGACGACCTTGCCGGACGCGATGCGAATATGGATGCGGTGGTCGCATGGCTGCCGACCGCGATTCCGGACAGCGACGACACACGTCTGGTGCACGGCGACTTCCGCTGCGACAATATGATCTTCCACCCCGCCGAGCCGCGCATCGTTGCCGTCCTCGACTGGGAGCTGTCGACGCTGGGTCATCCGCTCGCCGATTTCGCCTACCACGCGATGATGTATCACATGCCGCCCGATATCGTTGCCGGATTGGGCGGTGCCGACCCGGTCGCGTTCGGCTTGCCGATCGAGGCAGAGTACATCGCCGCCTATTGTCGCCGGACGGGTCGCGCGGGGATTGCAGACTGGAACTTTTATGTGGCGTTCAGCTTCTTCCGGCTGGCGGCGATCTTCCATGGGATCAAGGGGCGGGTGCTGCGGGGCAATGCCTCTTCCACAACGGCCCGCGAACGTGCAGAAGCGTTCCCCCGACTTGCCCGGCTGGCGCGCGAAGCGATGGTACGGTGCGAAACGCGTTGA
- a CDS encoding acyl-CoA dehydrogenase family protein yields the protein MTITQRALEISDRVETFVRDTIIPYERDPRRDHHGAPLDELVVEMRAAARGAGVLTPHILPDGSHLTQRETAVVLIKSGLSPLGPLACNTMAPDEGNMYLLGHVGSADLKARFLAPMIDGSARSAFFMTEPAEDGGAGSDPSMMKTTCRLDGNHWVIDGRKTFITGAQGASVGIVMAKAEEGACMFLVDLPDPAIRIDHVPNTIDSSMPGGHATLTIDNLRVPADQMLGVAGEGFKYAQIRLSPARLSHCMRWLGCCIRAHEIATDYANRRTAFGKTLIDHEGVGFMLAENMIDLKQCELMIDWCAGVLDTGSLGTVESSMAKVAVSEALMRIADRCVQVMGGTGVTDKTIVEQVFREVRAFRIYDGPTEVHKWSLAKKIKRDWKAAHGV from the coding sequence ATGACGATCACCCAGCGCGCCCTCGAGATATCCGACCGCGTCGAAACTTTCGTTCGGGACACCATCATCCCTTATGAGCGCGATCCACGCCGCGATCATCACGGCGCCCCCCTCGACGAGCTGGTGGTCGAGATGCGCGCGGCTGCGCGCGGGGCGGGCGTCCTCACCCCGCATATCCTGCCCGACGGCAGCCACCTGACCCAGCGCGAGACGGCGGTCGTTCTGATCAAGTCGGGGCTGTCCCCGCTCGGGCCGCTGGCGTGCAATACCATGGCTCCCGATGAGGGGAACATGTATCTGCTCGGCCATGTGGGGAGCGCCGATCTCAAGGCGCGGTTCCTGGCACCGATGATCGATGGCAGCGCACGCTCCGCGTTCTTCATGACCGAGCCTGCCGAGGACGGCGGTGCCGGATCCGATCCGTCGATGATGAAAACGACCTGCCGCCTCGACGGCAACCACTGGGTTATCGACGGGCGCAAGACGTTCATTACGGGCGCGCAAGGGGCCAGCGTCGGGATCGTCATGGCCAAGGCAGAGGAGGGGGCGTGCATGTTCCTTGTCGACCTGCCAGATCCGGCGATCCGCATCGACCACGTGCCCAATACGATCGACAGCTCGATGCCGGGTGGCCATGCCACGCTCACCATCGACAATTTGCGCGTGCCCGCCGACCAGATGCTCGGCGTCGCTGGGGAGGGGTTCAAATACGCGCAAATCCGCCTCAGTCCCGCGCGGCTTTCGCACTGCATGCGCTGGCTCGGCTGCTGCATCCGCGCGCACGAAATCGCGACGGACTATGCCAACCGCCGCACGGCCTTCGGCAAAACGCTGATCGATCACGAAGGCGTCGGGTTCATGCTCGCCGAGAACATGATCGACCTGAAGCAGTGCGAACTGATGATCGACTGGTGCGCGGGCGTGCTCGACACCGGATCGCTCGGCACGGTCGAAAGTTCGATGGCGAAGGTCGCCGTGTCCGAGGCGCTGATGCGGATCGCCGATCGCTGCGTGCAGGTGATGGGCGGGACCGGTGTGACCGACAAGACCATCGTCGAACAGGTGTTCCGCGAAGTCCGTGCTTTCCGCATCTATGACGGTCCGACCGAAGTCCACAAATGGAGTCTGGCCAAGAAGATCAAGCGCGACTGGAAAGCGGCGCATGGCGTCTGA
- a CDS encoding SDR family NAD(P)-dependent oxidoreductase, with translation MKTLDGRVCLVTGASSGLGAHFARIIAAAGASVVVAARRTGRISALATELAESGGRALAVEMDVTDAASVAAAYDVAENAFGTVDTIIANAGVSAPGRSTDISVAEIRSVLDTNVVGAMLTAREGARRLIATGGRDSGRGRIVLIGSITADMTGQGETIYSASKAAVAHLGRNLAREWVRQGINVNVIQPGYIQTELSGDWFASDGGQAQIAAFHRRRLQPIGSLDAPLLYLCADVSAQTTGAVFTIDDGQSL, from the coding sequence ATGAAAACGCTTGATGGCCGCGTATGTCTGGTCACCGGGGCGTCGTCGGGTCTCGGCGCCCATTTCGCGCGGATCATCGCCGCAGCCGGGGCAAGCGTTGTGGTTGCGGCCCGGCGTACCGGCCGGATCTCGGCGCTGGCGACTGAGCTTGCCGAGAGCGGCGGAAGGGCGTTGGCAGTGGAGATGGACGTCACCGACGCGGCCTCTGTCGCCGCTGCTTATGATGTCGCCGAAAACGCCTTCGGGACCGTCGACACGATCATCGCCAATGCCGGGGTCTCCGCACCAGGTCGCTCGACCGATATTTCGGTCGCCGAGATTCGTTCGGTGCTCGATACCAACGTGGTGGGCGCGATGCTGACCGCGCGCGAGGGCGCGCGACGTCTTATTGCAACGGGCGGGCGCGACAGCGGGCGTGGGCGCATTGTTCTCATCGGTTCGATCACCGCCGACATGACGGGTCAGGGCGAAACAATCTATAGCGCGAGCAAGGCCGCCGTCGCCCATTTGGGCCGCAATCTGGCGCGCGAATGGGTGCGCCAGGGCATCAACGTCAACGTCATCCAGCCCGGCTATATCCAGACCGAATTGTCAGGCGACTGGTTTGCCAGCGACGGTGGCCAGGCACAGATCGCCGCCTTTCATCGCCGTCGGTTGCAGCCGATCGGCTCGCTCGACGCGCCTTTGCTCTACCTGTGCGCCGACGTATCGGCGCAGACGACCGGCGCGGTTTTCACCATCGATGACGGACAAAGTCTATGA
- a CDS encoding aromatic ring-hydroxylating dioxygenase subunit alpha: MADTMDTPLTPVPYAVTDPEMIPVERYYDEAFFKLEKEKLWPHVWQMACRLEEIPEVGDYVEYSILEKSVIIVRTKTGVKALHNACRHRGVRLATGPGNCKTTGFICPFHGWRYNMDGANTFVFGKQVFNAALLDHAEIDLAPCRVEFWAGCAFINFDDSAPSLLDSLGPVVDRLNARNVDKLKMDWWYATVLPTNWKLAMEAFQEGYHTMKTHPQLNTLSALGNPYGNDAEGMTPNKGISAKDTVKVNIEFMARLSSGMAGMVHESEIAVIEKLHDMEVPDDPVQATMMFYGKANEAVTADGYARGVPMFDVNKVMQEQPFHAVEYMFPHFFLLPMISAMSSYRIRPLTPETCLFEIWSLALRPEGEPHDTPREPTVLPYNSDQFPEIPRQDYYNLPLQQLGLHAGGFTHMRLSHSHEGLISNYQRLIDGYLAGRDPQVLAKAAHVVNSGFEAPIADIGF, from the coding sequence ATGGCTGACACGATGGATACGCCGCTGACCCCCGTTCCCTATGCGGTTACTGACCCCGAAATGATTCCAGTCGAGCGCTATTATGACGAGGCGTTCTTCAAGCTGGAGAAGGAAAAGCTCTGGCCACACGTCTGGCAGATGGCGTGCCGCCTCGAGGAAATTCCCGAGGTCGGGGACTATGTCGAATATTCGATCCTCGAAAAGTCTGTCATCATCGTCCGCACCAAGACCGGCGTGAAGGCGCTCCATAACGCCTGCCGCCATCGAGGCGTACGTCTTGCGACCGGTCCGGGCAATTGCAAGACCACCGGCTTCATCTGCCCTTTCCATGGCTGGCGCTACAATATGGACGGTGCCAACACCTTCGTGTTCGGCAAGCAGGTGTTCAACGCCGCGCTGCTCGACCACGCAGAGATCGATCTTGCCCCCTGCCGCGTCGAATTCTGGGCGGGCTGCGCGTTCATCAATTTCGACGACAGCGCCCCGTCGCTGCTCGACAGCCTCGGACCGGTCGTCGACCGGTTGAACGCGCGCAATGTCGACAAGCTGAAGATGGACTGGTGGTATGCCACCGTGCTCCCGACCAACTGGAAGCTCGCGATGGAGGCCTTCCAGGAAGGCTATCACACGATGAAGACCCACCCGCAGCTCAATACGCTGTCGGCGCTGGGCAACCCTTATGGCAACGACGCCGAGGGCATGACGCCGAACAAAGGCATCAGCGCCAAAGATACCGTCAAGGTCAACATCGAGTTTATGGCGCGGCTTAGCTCGGGCATGGCCGGTATGGTCCATGAAAGCGAAATCGCGGTCATCGAGAAACTTCACGACATGGAAGTGCCTGACGATCCGGTCCAGGCGACGATGATGTTCTACGGCAAGGCGAACGAGGCCGTGACGGCCGACGGTTATGCCCGCGGCGTTCCGATGTTCGACGTTAACAAGGTCATGCAGGAACAGCCTTTTCACGCGGTGGAATACATGTTCCCGCATTTCTTCTTGCTGCCGATGATCAGCGCCATGTCGTCGTACCGGATCCGCCCGCTGACCCCGGAGACGTGCCTGTTCGAAATCTGGTCGCTCGCGCTGCGCCCCGAAGGTGAGCCACATGATACCCCGCGCGAACCGACCGTGCTGCCCTACAACAGCGATCAATTCCCCGAAATTCCGCGCCAGGATTATTACAACCTGCCGCTGCAACAGTTGGGCCTGCACGCAGGCGGCTTCACGCACATGCGTCTGTCGCATTCGCACGAGGGCTTGATCAGCAATTACCAGCGCCTGATCGATGGCTATCTCGCCGGACGCGACCCGCAGGTGCTCGCCAAGGCCGCGCATGTGGTCAACAGCGGGTTCGAAGCGCCGATTGCCGACATCGGCTTCTGA
- a CDS encoding amidohydrolase family protein gives MARGRTYDLVIKGGTVIDGLRTPRYRADIGISDGKIVEIGGNIPVTDAERVIDAGGKIVAPGAVDLHTHYDSQIFWDPWCTISGWHGVTSVVIGNCGFGFAPCKPEDRERTMLSLVRNEAVPLETMRQGMPWDWVSFKEYLDSVERTPKGINVMSFVPLAPLYGYVVGTDEAKRRAATDDELQQMCDLLTEGMEVGGCGISAQILGVEGNVQLDHDGTPMVTDLMSERDLTAFCRTMGKLGRGVSQITGDMDLAEIMARESGRPVIWNALIAEGALNQHGGMKILPRDALARLRQLNEQDGLRVFAQALTTNFASQFTFEDYNLADAIPAWKDLCMGTIAEKTAKFKDPERRKALKAIHEERGGLFGAGYVVDEIKVGWIPLDVPDGLALQDRYEGYKIGEIAARENKHPLDVLLDIALYGELKSGFETKLIITPPEAMKEIANGTVSLPGVSDGGAHTKFVTTGRFPTELISYWVREHNIMSLEEAHWRLSAMPAQAAGLKGRGSLAIGMPADILVYDYEQLDSLPAERAWDYPAGEWRLIQKATGYNYIIVNGEITFIDGECTEATPGKLLRHGVA, from the coding sequence ATGGCGAGAGGACGCACATACGACCTCGTGATCAAGGGCGGCACGGTCATCGATGGCCTGCGAACCCCGCGCTATCGTGCCGACATCGGCATCAGCGACGGCAAGATCGTCGAGATCGGGGGGAACATCCCGGTCACCGATGCGGAGCGGGTCATCGACGCGGGCGGCAAAATCGTCGCCCCCGGCGCGGTCGATCTCCACACCCATTACGACAGTCAGATTTTCTGGGACCCGTGGTGCACCATCTCGGGCTGGCACGGCGTAACCAGCGTCGTGATCGGCAATTGCGGTTTCGGCTTTGCGCCCTGCAAGCCCGAAGACCGCGAGCGGACGATGCTTTCGCTCGTCCGCAACGAGGCGGTGCCGCTGGAGACAATGCGGCAAGGGATGCCGTGGGACTGGGTGAGCTTCAAGGAATATCTCGACAGCGTCGAGCGCACCCCAAAGGGCATCAACGTGATGTCGTTCGTCCCGCTCGCCCCGCTCTATGGTTATGTTGTCGGCACCGACGAAGCCAAGCGGCGCGCGGCAACCGATGACGAACTTCAACAGATGTGCGACCTGCTGACCGAAGGCATGGAAGTCGGCGGCTGCGGCATCAGCGCGCAGATTCTCGGCGTCGAGGGCAATGTCCAGCTCGACCATGACGGCACGCCCATGGTCACCGACCTGATGAGCGAGCGCGACCTGACGGCGTTCTGCCGGACGATGGGCAAGCTCGGCCGCGGCGTTTCCCAGATCACGGGAGACATGGACCTCGCCGAAATCATGGCGCGCGAAAGCGGGCGTCCGGTGATCTGGAACGCGTTGATCGCCGAAGGCGCGCTCAACCAGCATGGGGGCATGAAGATTCTGCCCAGGGATGCCCTGGCGCGGCTACGGCAGCTCAATGAACAAGACGGGCTGCGCGTCTTCGCCCAGGCGCTGACCACCAATTTCGCCTCGCAATTCACCTTCGAGGATTACAACCTCGCCGACGCGATCCCGGCGTGGAAAGACCTGTGCATGGGGACGATTGCGGAGAAAACCGCGAAATTCAAAGATCCCGAGCGGCGTAAGGCGTTGAAGGCCATTCACGAAGAGCGCGGCGGGCTGTTCGGGGCGGGCTATGTCGTCGATGAAATCAAGGTCGGCTGGATTCCGCTCGATGTGCCCGATGGGCTCGCCCTTCAGGACCGATACGAAGGCTATAAAATCGGCGAGATTGCCGCGCGCGAGAACAAGCACCCGCTCGACGTGCTGCTCGATATCGCCCTTTACGGCGAACTGAAGAGCGGGTTCGAGACCAAGCTGATCATCACCCCGCCCGAAGCGATGAAGGAAATCGCCAACGGGACTGTCTCGCTGCCGGGCGTCAGCGACGGCGGCGCGCATACCAAATTCGTGACCACCGGCCGTTTCCCGACCGAGCTGATCAGCTATTGGGTGCGTGAGCACAACATCATGTCGCTCGAAGAGGCGCACTGGAGGCTTTCCGCCATGCCCGCCCAGGCCGCGGGTCTCAAAGGACGCGGGTCGCTCGCCATAGGCATGCCTGCCGATATTCTCGTCTATGACTATGAGCAGCTCGACAGCCTCCCCGCCGAGCGCGCGTGGGACTATCCTGCGGGCGAGTGGCGGCTGATCCAGAAGGCGACAGGCTATAACTACATCATCGTCAATGGCGAGATCACGTTCATCGATGGCGAATGCACCGAGGCGACACCCGGTAAATTACTGCGCCACGGCGTGGCTTGA
- a CDS encoding amidohydrolase family protein, with translation MRNSEFGTIFDADNHYWEAHDAFTRYRDPKFKDRGLRLVEKDGIVRYYISDKVHPILPGPGDLHGRPVPGSLFDYFAGTAPSDPHQPSLWSERPADHPEWYNRDARLTCMDDQGIEACWLFPSHGVCIEGPMQPDIEASLHILGAFNRWIEEDWGFAYKNRIFAAPLLSLSDLDAAVRDLEWAIARGARIITIRNGPVFTASGMRSPADSVFDPFWARVEEAGITATVHAGFEDGYGSVDSAVGKVWNLDLEGKTKTMSVGLEDTSDFDTNLISMIQKHRLVRDFAAVLVAHGLFVRFPRLKFAFIENGGTWVASLLRDLSVAHVQHPGMFAQHPVDQFHRNCWVAPFVEDDVADLAKHIPVERILFGSDWPHAEGVGNPRDFFDNLAGFSEADKRKIMLENARELTFA, from the coding sequence ATGCGGAACAGCGAATTCGGCACCATATTCGATGCGGACAATCATTATTGGGAAGCGCACGACGCCTTCACCCGGTATCGCGACCCCAAATTCAAAGATCGCGGGCTGAGGCTGGTCGAGAAAGATGGCATCGTCCGCTATTATATCAGCGACAAGGTCCACCCGATCCTGCCGGGTCCCGGCGACCTGCACGGTCGCCCGGTGCCGGGATCGCTGTTCGATTATTTCGCGGGCACGGCGCCGAGCGACCCGCACCAGCCGTCGCTATGGTCCGAACGGCCAGCCGACCATCCCGAGTGGTACAACCGCGACGCCCGCCTGACCTGCATGGACGACCAGGGGATCGAGGCGTGCTGGCTGTTTCCGTCGCACGGCGTCTGCATCGAAGGCCCGATGCAGCCGGATATCGAGGCATCGCTCCACATCCTCGGCGCGTTCAACCGCTGGATCGAAGAGGACTGGGGTTTTGCCTATAAGAACCGGATCTTCGCTGCGCCGCTGCTGTCGCTCTCCGACCTCGATGCGGCCGTCCGCGACCTCGAATGGGCGATCGCGCGCGGCGCACGGATTATCACGATCCGCAACGGGCCGGTGTTCACCGCGTCCGGCATGCGCTCGCCCGCCGATTCCGTTTTCGACCCCTTCTGGGCGCGGGTCGAGGAAGCGGGGATTACCGCGACGGTCCATGCCGGGTTCGAGGATGGCTATGGCTCGGTCGATTCTGCGGTCGGCAAGGTCTGGAACCTCGACCTCGAGGGCAAGACCAAGACGATGTCGGTAGGCCTCGAGGACACATCGGATTTCGACACAAACCTGATCAGCATGATCCAGAAACACCGGCTGGTCCGCGACTTTGCCGCTGTGCTGGTCGCGCACGGCCTGTTCGTCCGCTTCCCCCGGCTCAAATTCGCCTTCATCGAAAACGGCGGCACTTGGGTCGCATCGCTGCTGCGCGATCTGTCGGTCGCGCATGTCCAGCATCCCGGCATGTTCGCGCAGCACCCCGTCGATCAATTTCACCGCAATTGCTGGGTCGCGCCGTTCGTCGAAGATGATGTCGCCGACCTCGCCAAACACATCCCGGTCGAACGCATATTGTTCGGCTCGGATTGGCCGCATGCCGAAGGCGTCGGCAATCCGCGCGATTTCTTCGACAATCTGGCGGGCTTCTCCGAAGCCGACAAGCGCAAGATCATGCTGGAGAATGCCCGCGAACTGACCTTCGCCTAG